A genomic segment from Streptomyces antibioticus encodes:
- a CDS encoding aldose epimerase family protein: MELNRRTVIAGAAAGLAATTLGSTAEAATGRTPSRRLFGTLADGTKVHVWSLANGGTRLKVLSWGGVVQSLEIPDRHGRYRNVSLGFGTIEEYVAKTPYFGALIGRYGNRIGGGRFTLDGTSYQVNVNDGVNSLHGGAQGFDKRVWDVEPFVKGSDVGLYLYYTSVDGEMGYPGTLKVKVTYTLTRHGDWRIDYAATTTKTTVVNLTSHVYWNLAGEGSGSIHDHELSVAAARYTPVDSGLIPTGELAKVAGTPFDFRRAKAVGRDIRTAHPQLLYGKGFDHNWVLDKGITAQPVPVATLRDPSSGRALGIATTEPGLQFYSGNFLDGTLVGPGGHVYRQGDGLCLETQHFPDSPNKPSFPSTTLRPGQTYRTTTVHTFSTRG; the protein is encoded by the coding sequence ATGGAACTGAACAGACGCACGGTCATCGCGGGCGCGGCGGCGGGTCTCGCCGCGACCACTCTGGGCTCCACGGCGGAGGCCGCCACCGGCCGGACCCCGTCGCGCAGGCTCTTCGGCACGCTCGCCGACGGCACCAAGGTCCACGTCTGGTCGCTCGCCAACGGCGGCACCCGGCTGAAGGTCCTCTCCTGGGGCGGCGTCGTGCAGTCCCTGGAGATCCCGGACCGGCACGGCCGGTACCGCAACGTCTCCCTCGGCTTCGGCACCATCGAGGAGTACGTCGCGAAGACCCCGTACTTCGGCGCGCTGATCGGCCGCTACGGCAACCGTATCGGCGGCGGGCGGTTCACCCTCGACGGCACGTCGTACCAGGTCAACGTGAACGACGGCGTGAACAGCCTGCACGGCGGCGCCCAGGGCTTCGACAAGCGGGTCTGGGACGTGGAGCCGTTCGTGAAGGGCTCCGACGTCGGCCTGTACCTGTACTACACCAGCGTCGACGGCGAGATGGGCTACCCGGGCACCCTCAAGGTGAAGGTGACCTACACCCTCACCCGGCACGGCGACTGGCGGATCGACTACGCGGCGACGACCACGAAGACCACGGTCGTCAACCTCACCAGCCACGTCTACTGGAACCTGGCCGGCGAGGGCAGCGGTTCGATCCACGACCACGAACTCTCCGTCGCCGCCGCCCGCTACACCCCCGTCGACTCGGGGCTGATCCCCACCGGCGAACTGGCGAAGGTCGCGGGCACGCCCTTCGACTTCCGGCGGGCCAAGGCGGTCGGCCGGGACATCCGCACCGCCCACCCCCAACTGCTGTACGGCAAGGGTTTCGACCACAACTGGGTCCTCGACAAGGGGATCACCGCACAGCCGGTCCCGGTGGCGACCCTGCGCGACCCGTCCTCCGGCCGCGCCCTGGGCATCGCCACCACCGAGCCGGGGCTCCAGTTCTACTCCGGCAACTTCCTCGACGGCACCCTCGTCGGCCCCGGCGGACACGTCTACCGCCAGGGCGACGGACTGTGCCTGGAGACCCAGCACTTCCCGGACTCGCCGAACAAGCCGTCCTTCCCGTCGACCACCCTTCGGCCAGGTCAGACATACCGGACGACGACGGTTCACACCTTCAGCACCCGGGGATGA
- a CDS encoding pyridoxal phosphate-dependent aminotransferase — MADNVTSLFRSTAAHSPSMAALTREGGEGTGPVDFCIPCNPYFPTPAMFDEMSVRFRDIITYYPSSADTITSELCNLLQLPPQAVAMGNGSTELITWIDHLLVRESLAVPVPTFGRWTDQPMETGKRVDMFPLQESSGFALDLAQYAEFIRTRGTRVAVICNPNNPDGGFLHKHALVQFMDAMADLDLIVIDESFLEFADAEQEPSVVQEAMLRPNVVVLRSLGKNFGLHGIRFGYLVANPSLAGRVRSMLPKWNLNSFAEHVVFMLKDHGPEYAQSLMQVRRDRLEMASQLSALPGLTVYPSQGNFLFVRLPVGAEGTVVRDRLLTEHRILVRECGNKIGSSSRFLRLVVRPQVDVRRLVSGLEQVLYGTRRGAAVPELSTGTSYSSGTAAVDRLVEATNGAGLDLASQAVAMAAAQAQAQAAAPAPVAMPAPSDGAGMPLPAAAQVFPQSMPAPAPAPIPAPAPAPMPMAPAAAMTPAAMAPAMAPAMSPAAMTPAMAPMPPAPAPAPAPGPTPPGVPARGGLTAAQVRGTNGLAPAAATGWPNAQSWPNAAGMGQTG; from the coding sequence ATGGCCGACAACGTCACCTCGTTGTTCCGCAGCACGGCGGCGCACAGCCCGTCGATGGCGGCGCTGACACGAGAAGGCGGCGAGGGAACCGGCCCGGTGGACTTCTGCATCCCCTGCAACCCCTACTTCCCCACCCCGGCGATGTTCGACGAGATGTCGGTCAGGTTCCGCGACATCATCACGTACTACCCGAGCAGCGCCGACACCATCACCTCCGAGCTGTGCAATCTGCTCCAACTCCCGCCGCAGGCCGTGGCGATGGGCAACGGCTCCACCGAGCTGATCACCTGGATCGACCATCTGCTGGTCCGTGAGTCCCTCGCCGTCCCCGTCCCCACCTTCGGCCGCTGGACCGACCAGCCCATGGAGACCGGCAAGCGGGTCGACATGTTCCCGCTCCAGGAGTCCAGCGGCTTCGCCCTCGACCTCGCCCAGTACGCCGAGTTCATCCGCACCCGGGGCACGCGGGTCGCGGTCATCTGCAACCCGAACAACCCCGACGGCGGCTTCCTGCACAAGCACGCACTGGTGCAGTTCATGGACGCCATGGCGGACCTGGACCTGATCGTCATCGACGAGTCGTTCCTGGAGTTCGCCGACGCCGAGCAGGAGCCGAGCGTCGTCCAGGAGGCCATGCTCCGCCCGAACGTCGTCGTGCTGCGCAGCCTCGGCAAGAACTTCGGCCTGCACGGCATCCGCTTCGGCTATCTGGTGGCGAACCCCTCGCTGGCCGGGCGGGTCCGCTCGATGCTGCCCAAGTGGAACCTCAACTCCTTCGCCGAGCACGTGGTGTTCATGCTGAAGGACCACGGCCCCGAGTACGCGCAGAGCCTGATGCAGGTGCGCCGGGACCGTCTGGAGATGGCCAGCCAGCTCTCCGCGCTGCCCGGCCTCACCGTCTACCCCTCGCAGGGGAACTTCCTCTTCGTGCGTCTGCCCGTCGGCGCGGAGGGGACCGTGGTCCGCGACCGGCTGCTCACCGAGCACCGGATCCTGGTCCGCGAGTGCGGCAACAAGATCGGCTCCTCCAGCCGCTTCCTGCGGCTCGTGGTGCGCCCCCAGGTCGACGTGCGTCGCCTGGTGTCCGGCCTGGAACAGGTGCTCTACGGGACCAGGAGGGGAGCCGCCGTGCCCGAGCTGAGCACCGGGACCAGCTACAGCTCGGGCACGGCGGCCGTGGACCGGCTGGTGGAGGCCACCAACGGGGCCGGTCTCGACCTCGCCTCCCAGGCCGTCGCCATGGCGGCCGCCCAGGCGCAGGCCCAGGCCGCGGCCCCCGCGCCGGTCGCCATGCCGGCGCCGTCCGACGGTGCCGGGATGCCGCTGCCCGCCGCGGCGCAGGTCTTCCCGCAGTCCATGCCGGCACCGGCCCCGGCGCCGATCCCCGCCCCGGCCCCCGCCCCGATGCCGATGGCCCCGGCGGCGGCGATGACCCCGGCGGCCATGGCGCCCGCGATGGCACCGGCCATGAGCCCGGCCGCGATGACCCCGGCGATGGCTCCCATGCCGCCCGCCCCCGCGCCCGCTCCGGCACCCGGCCCCACGCCGCCCGGTGTCCCGGCCCGCGGCGGCCTCACCGCCGCCCAGGTCCGCGGCACCAACGGCCTCGCCCCGGCGGCGGCCACCGGCTGGCCCAACGCCCAGAGCTGGCCGAACGCGGCGGGCATGGGCCAGACCGGCTGA
- a CDS encoding VOC family protein, with protein MTLEWEQVIVHSTDPAALGQWWAEALGWVVVYTSDDEFEIRPAADRTPGLDFVRIDEVKKSKSRLHLDFRPDDQEAEVARLLAHGARRVDIGQGDQSWVVLADPEGNEFCILGSRRQ; from the coding sequence ACCTTGGAATGGGAACAGGTGATCGTCCACTCGACGGACCCGGCGGCGCTGGGGCAGTGGTGGGCGGAGGCGCTCGGCTGGGTCGTCGTGTACACCTCCGACGACGAGTTCGAGATCCGCCCGGCGGCGGACCGTACGCCGGGCCTCGACTTCGTCCGGATCGACGAGGTCAAGAAGTCCAAGAGCCGACTGCACCTCGACTTCCGGCCCGACGACCAGGAGGCCGAGGTGGCGCGGCTGCTGGCGCACGGGGCTCGGCGCGTCGACATCGGCCAGGGCGACCAGTCGTGGGTCGTCCTGGCCGATCCCGAGGGCAACGAGTTCTGCATCCTCGGCAGCCGACGCCAGTAG